From Rhodamnia argentea isolate NSW1041297 chromosome 10, ASM2092103v1, whole genome shotgun sequence, a single genomic window includes:
- the LOC115752319 gene encoding uncharacterized protein LOC115752319, protein MMLVHPPLAYLNPIILCRDLGKSLTASPSPCPLLFPSKLRPSASPKRRCSKDEDTHEASFQGFPALASDVPWDGESVWSTFAFYLLSLHIPLSFGGLSVVAHVLRRPVLDPQTEALSLLGIQVFEFIGTVCLLKCTAKPLFKLISLFKSNRSPNGMKTWVASAVGFCSLIFLVFFISFFADRVVGPKAVNNLILKEILLSSDISRAACVLVYCIITPLLEEIVYRGFLLTSISSTSKWQQAVVFSSAIFSAVHFSGENSLQLFIIGCVLGCSYCWSGDLSTSFLIHSLYNALILVITYTL, encoded by the exons ATGATGCTAGTTCATCCACCTCTTGCTTATCTCAATCCGATCATTTTATGCAGAGACTTGGGCAAATCTCTAACCGCATCTCCCTCGCCATGtcctcttctcttcccttccaaGTTGAGGCCCTCAGCTTCTCCGAAACGTCGTTGTTCCAAGGACGAGGACACCCATGAAGCTTCTTTTCAG GGTTTTCCGGCGCTGGCGTCGGATGTTCCATGGGACGGTGAGAGTGTGTGGAGCACATTTGCGTTCTACTTGCTCAGTTTGCATATTCCTCTGAGCTTTGGAGGTCTGTCCGTGGTTGCACATGTGCTTCGCCGGCCTGTTCTTGATCCACAGACAGAG GCTTTGTCACTACTTGGAATTCAGGTCTTTGAGTTCATTGGAACTGTTTGCCTCCTTAAGTGCACTGCCAAGCCTCTATTTAAGTTGATAAGCCTCTTCAAAAGTAACAGGTCACCAAATGGGATGAAAACATGGGTGGCCTCGGCAGTAGGATTCTGCTCACtcatctttttggttttcttcatCTCATTCTTCGCCGACAGAGTAGTCGGGCCTAAG GCCGTTAACAATCTCATACTCAAGGAGATCCTTCTAAGCAGCGACATTTCAAGAGCAGCTTGTGTTCTTGTCTACTGCATCATCACCCCTTTGTTGGAAGAAATTGTTTACCGGGGCTTTCTGCTGACATCTATCTCATCCACATCGAAGTGGCAGCAAGCCGTTGTCTTCAGCTCCGCTATCTTCAGCGCCGTTCACTTCTCGGGCGAGAATTCCTTGCAGTTGTTCATCATCGGGTGCGTTCTCGGCTGCTCTTATTGTTGGAGCGGAGACTTGAGTACGTCCTTCCTCATTCATTCCTTGTACAACGCACTGATACTCGTGATAACATATACATTATAA